One segment of Spodoptera frugiperda isolate SF20-4 chromosome 5, AGI-APGP_CSIRO_Sfru_2.0, whole genome shotgun sequence DNA contains the following:
- the LOC126910701 gene encoding uncharacterized protein LOC126910701 has protein sequence MNVVVHEVDLNAFRETSPLAVKPNVGRAVDHDGTVVGSVATPRKARIVAAARLGTTAILDLDLHIHPRVQVHADNSSARGSEAVSTVTMLAEALRSLQPTRSHNYYVSNFDPNIHDIDAWCEEVDRAAIANAWRDHECLSRVASCLKGDAKVWLNEWVTNDRTWSNFKLEFKPLCPRKLDYANILFEAMNTTSDKYTTYAEYARRTLLRLRIVKGLSDELRTLIVIRGIDNPQIRAAAANANLATEDIVSFLSIYVKPNRAKPDSRGTATNKHSSSNSSFDRGPKCYICNQRGHVGRNCIKKTRKESSDRSTVKSGTQGSVNDTTAASKSELLCSFCKKRGHTEEKCFAKNRSEQRNQRNVNLCASHANNKTDIVTAVVQGIPMDALIDSGAQNVSLISSDVLKHLSCQVKPTHCVLKGISEREIVASSFITATIELSDISIETDLVVVPKSCMNTSLIIGTDVLNRDGVTYVRTKDRQYITRASDTPACVNEVLRLDQTLVNTPLQGALRDSLMSVINKFSNFLITGTATSTVTTGYMEIKLTNTTPIVYRPYKLSYNEKLVVREIIRDLLDKGIIRESRSEYASPIILVKKKDGSDRMCVDYRALNRITEKERYPLP, from the exons ATGAACGTCGTCGTTCACGAGGTCGATCTCAACGCGTTTCGCGAGACGAGTCCCCTAGCAGTGAAACCGAATGTAGGTCGCGCCGTAGATCACGACGGAACCGTCGTCGGGAGCGTAGCGACTCCGAGGAAAGCACGTATTGTCGCCGCCGCGAGGCTCGGGACCACCGCCATTCTAGATCTCGATCTCCACATACACCCCCGCGTGCAAG TTCATGCGGACAACTCAAGCGCTCGCGGATCCGAAGCCGTGTCCACTGTGACCATGCTCGCGGAAGCCTTGAGATCTTTGCAGCCTACTAGGTCGCACAATTATTACGTATCTAATTTCGATCCGAACATACACGATATTGACGCATGGTGCGAGGAAGTGGACCGAGCCGCGATCGCGAACGCTTGGAGGGACCATGAATGTTTGTCGCGAGTAGCTTCCTGCCTTAAAGGCGATGCTAAAGTTTGGCTCAACGAATGGGTCACCAATGATCGAACATGGTCAAATTTTAAGCTTGAGTTTAAACCCCTTTGTCCACGGAAGTTAGATtacgcaaatattttattcgaagCAATGAACACGACATCCGACAAATACACGACATATGCGGAATACGCTCGCCGTACTTTGTTACGCTTAAGGATAGTTAAGGGTCTTAGCGATGAGTTACGAACTCTTATCGTCATACGTGGTATTGATAACCCACAAATTAGAGCGGCCGCGGCGAATGCAAACCTAGCAACCGAAGATATAGTCTCGTTCCTTTCAATTTACGTGAAACCGAACCGCGCTAAACCTGATTCTCGTGGTACCGCGACAAATAAACATTCGTCTTCGAACTCATCTTTTGATCGCGGACCCAAGTGTTACATATGCAACCAGCGTGGACATGTGGGTCgcaattgtattaaaaagactCGCAAAGAATCCAGTGATAGGTCTACCGTAAAATCTGGGACACAAGGCTCTGTTAACGATACCACTGCTGCTAGCAAATCCGAATTGCTATGCTCGTTTTGTAAGAAAAGGGGGCACACAGAAGAAAAGTGCTTCGCCAAGAACCGCTCAGAACAAAGGAACCAGCGAAATGTTAATTTGTGCGCGAGTCACGCAAATAACAAGACAGATATTGTAACGGCCGTTGTCCAGGGTATCCCCATGGACGCGCTCATAGATAGTGGAGCCCAAAACGTGTCGCTGATTTCTTCAGATGTTCTGAAGCACCTTTCTTGCCAAGTTAAACCAACACACTGCGTTCTCAAGGGTATAAGCGAGCGGGAAATCGTAGCTTCTTCGTTCATTACGGCAACTATTGAGCTTAGTGACATTTCTATAGAAACTGACCTAGTGGTAGTGCCAAAGTCATGTATGAACACTTCTCTTATTATTGGAACAGACGTCCTTAACCGCGACGGGGTAACGTACGTACGCACCAAAGACAGACAGTACATCACTCGAGCTAGCGATACTCCTGCTTGTGTGAACGAAGTTCTACGTCTTGACCAAACGTTGGTCAATACCCCTTTGCAAGGCGCTCTGCGTGATTCTCTGATGTCTGTGATTAACAAATTTTCAAACTTTCTTATCACTGGTACCGCGACGAGTACAGTTACAACTGGTTACATGGAGATCAAACTAACTAATACCACTCCCATCGTATACCGACCGTACAAGCTCTCTTATAACGAGAAACTCGTAGTACGCGAAATAATTAGAGATTTATTGGATAAAGGCATCATCAGGGAATCACGATCAGAGTACGCCAGCCCCATAATACTGGTGAAGAAGAAGGATGGGTCCGACCGAATGTGTGTCGACTACAGGGCGCTCAATCGTATCACTGAAAAGGAGAGATATCCTCTCCCCTGA